The following nucleotide sequence is from Tachyglossus aculeatus isolate mTacAcu1 chromosome 11, mTacAcu1.pri, whole genome shotgun sequence.
TGCCGGCGGGTGGTCCTGGAGTTGCCCGGGACTCTCTGGCTAACGTTGCCCCTCGCCCCCGTGGCCACTTTGATGGAGACCGTATCTTCCGGGGCCTCGCTAGGTCATGGCTCTAAGccccccatagtaataataataataacgttggcatttgttaagcactcactatgtgcaaggcactgttctaagcgctgggggggatacaaagtgatcagggtgtcccacgtggggctcacagtcttaatccccattttacagatgaggtaactgaggctcagagaagtgaagtgacttgcccaaggtcacacggcaggcatgtggcggagccgggattcgaacccatgacctctgactccaaagcccgtgctctttccacacgcTTCATGGGCCTGTTTGCCCACTacccccctcttccagccccagctctgctccAGAACTGGTGCCGGGCTTCGGGCCCCTGCTCCTCTCAGGGACTTTCCCCCGGCCTCCAGCCCAGGGACCGACCCCCGGCCCTGACCTCCAAAACTGCCCCCCAATTTTGAGCCCCGGGGCTGTCCCTGATcctcgaaccccagctctgccccagaaccgccccccccccccagcttctGGCCCCAGTTctgcccaggtaataataataataatggcatttgttaagcgcttactatgtgccaagtaatcaagttgtgatcaagttgtcccacgtggggctcacagtcttcatccccatttttacagatgaggtaactgaggctcagagaagtgaagtgacttgcccagggtcacacagcagacttgtggtggagctgggattcgagcccgtgacctctgactccaaagcccaggctctgtccactaagccacgctgcttctggtactGTCCTtccaccccggctctgcccagggaCTGCCCGCTGGCATCcgaccctggctctgcccagtgactgcccactgacctctgaccccggctctgcccagggaCTGCCCGCTGGCATCcgaccctggctctgcccagtgaCTGCCCACCGACCtctgaccccggctctgcccagggaCTGCCCGCTGGCATCcgaccctggctctgcccagtgaCTGCCCACCGACCtctgaccccggctctgcccagggaCTGCCCGCTGGCATCcgaccctggctctgcccagtgaCTGCCCACCGACCtctgaccccggctctgcccgggGACTGCCCGCTGGCATCcgaccctggctctgcccagtgaCTGCCCACCGACCtctgaccccggctctgcccagggaCTGCCCGCTGGCATCcgaccctggctctgcccagtgaCTGCCCACCGACCtctgaccccggctctgcccagggaCTGCCCGCTGGCATCcgaccctggctctgcccagtgaCTGCCCACCGACCtctgaccccggctctgcccagggtCTGTCCTCTGACCTCGGCTCTGCCCACGGCCTTCCCCCAGCCTCCGGGCCCTGACTCTGCCCCAGAACCGTCCTCCCAACCTCCGGCCCCATCTCCGCTCCAGCCAGGCGGGTTCAGGAGAGATTCATTGGCATCGTGCCCCGTGGCTCCGGCTTTTCTGCTTCTGAGCTCAGTGTCTGCCTCTGACCCCTTTGGCAGCTCCTTGATGGGCGAATGCCCGGCCTGGCACCTCCGACAGTTGAATGGGCACAGCCAGGGGAGAGTGAAGGATGCCAGCTGGGCACGAGCACGGCTGAGAGGATTCTCTCGCCAACCCTGGGGAAATGGAAAGGGGGGATCGGGGCAAGACAGGGTTGGGGCAGGGACACCCGATTCtaaggagaagcaggatggcctagtggatagagcccgggcctaggagccagaaggtcatgggttctaatcctggctccgccgcttgtctgctgtgtgactacactacacttctctatgcctcagttccctcatctgtcaaatgggggtgaagactgggagccctatatgggaccgggactgtgtccaacccaattatcctgtatctaccccagtgcttggaacagtgcctggcacatagtaagcacttgtgggacaacctgagggccttgtatctctcccggcgcttagaacaggggttggcacatagtaagcgcttaccaaataccatcatcatcatggatgatgtatatgtatatatgattgtacctatttattactttatttatcttgtacatatctattctatttattttattttgttggtacgtttgcttatgttctgtgtctcccccttctagactgtgagcccgccgctgggtagggactgtctctatgtgttgccgacttgtatttcccaagcgcttagtccagtgctctgcacacagtaagcgctcaataaatacgattgattgattgattgattaataccgtaattattgttattattaggagaaatTGTACTGGGCAGAATTTTGCACCAAACTCCGCCTTGCATCCCTCAGCTTGGCCGTTGCTCTGTCCTTTGGGGCCGGGAGCCAGAGCTGACCACAGGCCAGGCCGTGACCAGagtgaggagaagaaggggggcttTGGTTGAGGGGAACCGGGGGTACCCAAGAGACCGACCCAAGCCTCTGGCCACCATCGGAGATGGGGtcgatccatcaatcgtatttattgagctcttactgcgtgcagagcaatgtatggaCTAAGctttggagagagtacaatataacaaagttggtagactttcctctccccctcgtccccctctccatctcccccattttacctccttcccttccccacagcacctatatatatatgtatatatgtttgtacgtatttattactctatttatgatccatcagttgatcgtatttattgagctcttactgcgtgcagagcaatgtatggaCTAAGctttggagagagtacagtataacaaagttggtagactttcctcgctccctcgtccccctctccatcccccccatcttacctccttcccttccccacagcacctgtatatatatgtatatatgtttgtacgtatttatcactctatttacgatccatcagtcgatcgtatttattgagctcttactccatgcagagcaatgtatggaCTAAGctttggagagagtacaatataacaaagttggtagactttcctctccccctcgtccccctctccatcccccccatcttacctccttcccttccccacagcacctgtatatatatgtatatatgtttgtacatatttattactctatttatttgacttgtacatatctattctatttattttattttgttaatatgttcggttttattctctgtctcccccttctagactgtgaacccgctgttgggtagggactgtctctatatgttgtcaacttgtacttcccaagcgcttagtacagtgctctgcacacagtaagcgctcaataaatacgattgattgattgattgatagatgagcccccgtcattcattcactcatttaatcgtactgattgagcgtttagggtgtgcagagcactggactaagcgctcggagatATTCCCTGAGCTGAGGCCTCACCCCTTGAAGagggagccccccccccaccaagccttcattcattcattcattcagtcgtatttattgagcgcttactgtgtgcagagcactggactaagcgcttgggaagtacaagttggcagcatctagagacggttcctacccgacagcgggctcacagtgtagacgggggaaacagagaacaaaacaaaacttattaacaaaataaaataaatagaataaatatgtacaaataaaatagagtaaaatatgtacaaacatatatacactatttatagtgtgtgtgtatatatacatatatacacacatacacacactatatatatgtatatatacatacacatatatgtatatatacacatatatatagtatatatgtgcgTGTATATGTAGATACAGATACATAGATGagcccccgtcattcattcattcatttaattgtactgattgagcgtttagtgtgtgcagagcactggactaaacgctcggaGATATTCCCTGAGCTGAGGCCTCACCCCTTGAAGAGGGAGCCCCCCCaccaagccttcattcattcattcaatcacatttattgagcgcttactgtgtgcagagcactgtactatatatatacacacatatatgtacatatatacatatatacacacaatatatatgtatttatacttatatatagtatatatgtgtgtgtatatatagatacagATACATAGATGagcccccgtcattcattcactcatttaatcatactgattgagcgtttagtgtgtgcagagcactggactaagcgctcggagatATTCCCTGAGCTGAGGCCTCACCCCTTGAAGAGGGAGCCCCCTaccaagccttcattcattcattcattcattcattcattcaatcacatttattgagcgcttactgtgtgcagagcactgtactatatatatatacacatacatacacacacaatatatatgtgtgtgtatatatagatacagatagatagatgagcccccatcattcattcattcattcatttaatcatactgattgagcgtttagtgtgtgcagagcactggactgagcactcggAGATATTCCCTGAGCTGAGGCCTCACCCCTTGGAAGAGGGAGCCCCCCaccaagccttcattcattcattcattcattcattcagtcgtatttattgagtacaagttggcaactcaggACCCCAATTTTTCTAGGCCGGGTCAGCTGGAGGGCTAGGGCCAATTCGGGCGTCTTCCTGTGGCGCGTTGGCCGGCTTAACCCTGAACGGGAATgtgtttcagactgtgagcccactgttgggtagggactgtctctatatgttgccaattggtactccccaagcgcttagtacagtgctctgcacatagtaagcgctcaataaatacgattgattgattgaagggggagaTTTCGGAGGGGCGTGGGGATGATGGAATAGGCTCGGGGGCAGGCGGGACTGATTTCCCTCGCGGGGGATGGCCCTGCCCCTGGCTGGCCATCTCAGTGGGCACCCGCCACCCGCCCGGGGCTGAGGTTGCCACCACCCCTGGGGCCGGGGGGGATCGGAGCCAACTGGCTGAGAGATCCGCACCCGGGCCCCGCCCGGGGGGGTGCTTGTGGGCCCCTGGGGCATCCCCTCACTGACCGGTTCTTCGCCGTCAGGTCTATGAGCGAGCCGGGGCTGCCCGGCCAGGCGGACAGAGGGCAGGGCCAGCCGGGAGCGGGGAAAGGATGCCAatccctccgccccctccaccACCGCCCGGCCCACCGCCCCCGCCCACGTTCAGCCAGGTAGGTGACCGGGTCCCCCCGCGATCCCCTCCCCAAACACACACCGCCTCTGCTTGCCGCTCGGGTAGCCCACCCGGGCCCGTCCGGAGGGGGTCTGGCCCCCTACCCCCATTCCCACCACCTGAGGAGCGTGgacctcggagtcggaaggacctgggttctaatcccgtcttcagtgtgaccctgggcaagttgcttcgcttctctgtgcctcagttacctcttctgccaagtggggattaagattgtgcgctccaaatgggacagggactgtttccaacttgattagcttgtctgcatcccagcgcttagtacagtgcctggcacagattaagagtttattaaatgccacagttgttatggCCCCATGGAGCTGTGGAGCAtggaccttggaatcagaaggacctgggttctaatcccatcttcgccacttgtccgctgtgtgaccctgggcaagttgcttcgcttctctgtgcctcagttacctcttctgccaaatggggattaaggttgtgcgccccgagtgggatggggactgtttccaacctgattagcttgtctctatcccagcgcttagtacagtgcctggcacaaagaaagagtTATTAAATGCCACAGCTGTTATGGCCCCATGGAGCTGTGGAGCATGgaccctggaatcagaaggacctgggttctaatcctgtcttcgccacttgtctgctgtgtgaccctgggcaagttgcttcacttctctgtgcctcagttacctcttctgccaaatggggattaaggttgtgcaccccgagtgggacagggactgtttccaaccttcttagcttgtctctatcccagcgcttagtacagtgcctggcacaaagtaagagcttattaaatgccacagttgttatggCCCCATGGAGCTGTGGAGCATGgaccctggaataataataataatgatgatgatggcatttattaagcacttactatgtgcaaagcactgttctaagcgctggggaggttacaaggggatcaggttgtcccacgtggggctcacagtcttaattcccattgtacagatgagggaactcaggcccagagaagtgaagtgacttgcccaagtcacacagctgacaattggcggagccgggatttgaacccatgacctctgactccaaagcccgggctctttccactgagccacgctgcttcttcaagcagaaggacctgggttctaattcggtcttcgccacttgtccgctgtgtgaccctgggcaagttgcttcacttctctgtgcctcagttacctcttctgccaaatggggattaagattgtgcaccccaagtgggacggggactgtttccaacctggttagcttgtctctaccccagcgcttagtacagtgcctggcacagagtaagagcttattaaatgccacagttgttacgGCCCCATAGAGCTGTGGAGCATGgaccctggaatcagaaggacctgggttctaatcctgtcttcgccacttgtctgctgtgtgaccctgggcaagttgcttcacttctctgtgcctcagttacctcttctgccaaatggggattaaggttgtgcaccccgagtgggacagggactgtttccaacctgattagcttgtctctatcccagcgcttagtacagtgcctggcacaaagtaagagcttattaaatgccacagttgttatggCCCCATGGAACTGTGGAGCATGgatcctggaatcagaaggacctgggttctaatccaggtctgctgtgtgaccctgggcaagttgcttcacttctctgtgcctcgattacctcttctgtcaaatggggattaagattgtgcgccccgagtgggacagggactatgtccaacctgattagcttgtctcaatcccagcgcttagtacagtgcctggcacagagtaagagcttattaaatgccacagttgttatggCCCCATGGAGCTGTGGGTGGCAGGGCCCCAGAGGAGGGTGGTGACGGGGGGGCCTCCCGGGCCTCGCGGTGTGACGTGGCCCGCGGGTACTGTCAGGTGGCGGCACTGACCGTCCCCTTCCTGATGCCAGGCCTGCACGGAGCCGCCCAAACTGAGCCGCGATGAGCAGCGGGGTCGCGGCGCCCTCCTGCAGGACATCTGCAAGGGGACGCGGCTGAAGAAGGTGACCCACATCAATGACCGCAGCGCCCCTGTTCTGGAGAGTGAGTGGGCCCGGCGGCCGGGGCGCCCTGGGCtcccgggggggcgggagggggactgcccgctgccccccagcccccgaaCGGGCGGCCTGGGGGCCCGGCTGGGTGCGGGGCCTGGCGCGGACCACCCGGAGCTGACCAGGCCGAGGTCGTGTGTCTTCCAGAATCCaggggcggaggcggcggcggccacgGTTCCGGCCCCGCGGCCCTGCACCCCAAGGGCGGGCTCTTCCAAGGTGGCGTGCCCAAACTCCGCCCAGTCGGCCTCAAGGACGGGACGGGTAAGCGCACCGCTGGCCTGGCCGGGCGGGGGGACCTCCGGGACCCCGGGGGGGTGGCATTcggctataataatgataataataataataatgacggcatttgttaagcgcttactatgtgcaaagcactgaagaagcagcgtggctcacatttattgagcgcttactgtgtgcagagcactgtactatatatgtacatatatacacgcactatatatatatatacatatatgcacacaatatatatatgtagaaatacatatatatggtatatatgtagaaatacatatatatggtatatatgtgtgtgcatatatagatACAGATAGGTAGATGagcccccatcattcattcatttaattgtactgattgagcgtttagtgtgtactgggccatggctcagtggaaagagcccgggccttggtagatacagatacatagatagatgagcccccgtcattcattcatttaattgtactgattgagcgtttagtgtgtaCTGGGCCTTGGTAGATACAGATACATAGATAGATGagcccccgtcattcattcatttaattgtactgattgagcgtttagtgtgtactgggccttgggagtcagagttcatgggttcaaatcccagctctgccagctgggtgactttgggcaagtcacttcacttctctgggcctcatctgtaagatggggatgaagactgtgagccccacgtggggcagtctgatcacctgtaacctccccagcgcttagaacagtgctttgcgcatagtaagcgcttaataaatgccatcatcattattattctaagcgctggggagggtacagggtgatcagactgtcccgcgtggggctcgcggtcttaatccccatttcgcagatgaggtcactgaggcccagagaagctgagtgactggcccaaggtcacccagctgacagttggcagagccgggatttgaacccatgagctcacctcctccaggaggccttcccagactgcgcctcctccttcctctccccctcatccccatcgccccgtcttgcctccttcccttccccacagcacctgtatatatgtttgtacatatttactactctatttatttattttacttgtacctatctattctgttttattttgttaatatgtgtggttttgttctctgtctcccccttctagactgtgagcccgctgttgggtagggaccgtctctagatgttgccaacttggacttcccaagcgctttagtccagtgctcggcacacagaaagcgctcaataaatacgattgattgattgattgacccctgactccaaagcccgggctcttgccactgagccccgctggctACGTAAAGGCGTGGGCTCCTTGTCGTAGTCACTGTGAGGAAGCCGGGGGTGGTCGGCGGGAGGGCTGCCGGGCCGCCTCCCCAGTGTGACCTCGGGGAGGAAGGGCCGGGACGCCAACGGTGCCCGCGTTCAGGTGGTTCGATGGGGCCTGGCGGAGGTGGCTGACGGGCGCTCCTGGCTTCCTCGCAGAGAGCCCCTCGACGAAGCCCGGCCCGCAGGTTCCCGTTTCTCgtgccgccgccccccgccctccccacgaTGACTCCGCCAGCAGCCGGGCCTCCCCGCCAGAGCTGCCCCGCAcgcagagaccctccctgccggATCTATCGCGACCCATCCCCGCCAGCGGCAGCAGCCCGGGCATGAGGCACAGCTCCTCGGCAccaccgcccccgccgccgccacccGGCCGCCGCGCCCACGCTCCCCCGGCCCCGCTGCCGGGGCCCGGCGGCAAGGCCGCGGCCTACAACCGGGAGAAGCCGCTGCCGCCCACCCCGGGGCCCAggctccagccccctccctcgcCCGGCAGCGCCCGGTCGGGACTCGGCGGCCAGAACCCGTGCCtggctcccccgcccccgcccccgtacCGCCAGCCCCCCGGCGTCCCCAACGGGCCCCCGAGCCCCACGCTGGAGGCCGCCCCCGAACTGCCCCAGAGACACAACTCTCTGCATAGGAAGGTCCCGGCCCCGCTGCGAGGCCCGGCGCCCCAGCCGCCCGCCTCGGCCTCGCCCTCGGCGCCGACCGGccgcccgccgcccccggcccgagACCCTCCCAGCCGGGGAGCAGGTAAGAGCCCGCCCGGTTCCGATCCCACCCTCTGCCTCGCcgctccgccctccctccctcaacacaGCCCTCCCGTGCCCGccttttctccatccctccccgtcGCACGTGGGGCTGGGCCTGCTGCCGCAGGAAGCCGACCGGgagcccaccggtgggtagggaccgtctctagatgttgccaacttggacttcccaagcgcttagtacagtgctctgcacacagtaagcgctcaataaatacgactgatgatgagcccgctggtgggtagggaccgtctctatatgttgccaacttggacttcccaagcgcttagtacagtgctctgcacacagtaagcgttcaataaatacgactgatgatgagcccgctggtgggtagggaccatctctatatgttgccaacttgtacttcccaagcgcttagtacagttctctgcacacagtaagtgctcagtaaatatgattgattatgagcccgctgttgggtagggaccgtctctatatgttgctaacttggacttcccaagcgcttagtacggtgctctgtgcaccataagcgctcaataaatacgattgagtgaatgaatagggaccgtctctatatgctgccaacttggacttcccacgcgattggtacagtgctctgcacacagtaagcgctcaataaatgtgaatgaatgaatgaacacatcctcccctcctcatcccctccgcattacctccttcccctccccacagcacctatatatatgtatatatgttggtttgtatttattactctatttatttattttatttgtatttattctatttattttattttgttaatatgttttgttgtccgtctcccccttctagactgtgagcccgctgttgggtagggaccgtctctatatgttgccaacttggacttcccaagcgcttagtccagtgctctgcacacagtaagcgctcaataaatacgactgatgatgagcccgctggtgggtagggaccgtctctatatgttgccaacttggacttcccaagcacttagtacggtgctctgcacacattaagcgctcaataaatacgattgatgatgagctcgctgttgggtagggaccgtctctatatgttgctgacttggacttcccaagcgcttagtacggtgctctgtgcaccgtaagcgctcaataaatacgattgaatgaatgaatagggaccgtctctatatgttgccaacttgtacttcccaagcacttagtccagtgctctgcacacagtaagcgctcaataaatatgactgatgatgagccccgctgttgggtagggaccgtctgtatatgttgctaacttggacttccaaagcgcttagtacggtgctctgtgctcaataaatacgattgaatgaatgaatgaatagggaccgtctctatatgttgccaacttggacttcccaagcgcttggtacagtgctctgcacacagtaagcgctcaataaatacgaatgaatgaatgaacacatcctcccctccgccttacctccttcccctccccacagcacctatatatgtgtgtatatatgtgtgtgtgtatatatatatatatatatatatatatatatacacatatatatatatatatgta
It contains:
- the WIPF2 gene encoding LOW QUALITY PROTEIN: WAS/WASL-interacting protein family member 2 (The sequence of the model RefSeq protein was modified relative to this genomic sequence to represent the inferred CDS: deleted 1 base in 1 codon) produces the protein MPIPPPPPPPPGPPPPPTFSQACTEPPKLSRDEQRGRGALLQDICKGTRLKKVTHINDRSAPVLEKSRGGGGGGHGSGPAALHPKGGLFQGGVPKLRPVGLKDGTESPSTKPGPQVPVSRAAAPRPPHDDSASSRASPPELPRTQRPSLPDLSRPIPASGSSPGMRHSSSAPPPPPPPPGRRAHAPPAPLPGPGGKAAAYNREKPLPPTPGPRLQPPPSPGSARSGLGGQNPCLAPPPPPPYRQPPGVPNGPPSPTLEAAPELPQRHNSLHRKVPAPLRGPAPQPPASASPSAPTGRPPPPARDPPSRGAAPPPPPPLLRNGRDAPPPPPPYRGLATSKPPPPPPSRTPAGPPPRRLPPPPPLRNGHRDSLATVRSFLDDFESKYSFHPVEDFPAPEEYKHFQRIYPSKTNRAARGAPPLPPILR